The Primulina eburnea isolate SZY01 chromosome 13, ASM2296580v1, whole genome shotgun sequence genome includes a region encoding these proteins:
- the LOC140810930 gene encoding protein NETWORKED 4A-like — MQKLSSTSHRDETKARPNRMKRLKSKKSHSWWWDSHISPTNSKWLQENLEEMEELVKRIIKIVEADTDSFARRAELYYKRRPELLNLVEEIYRTHRSLAERYDVVAGELRKSIPSDLVSQGSGVSDVGSEQSIHSSDRKKIHGKSHSRAAGFDVFLGSGGSGSELNNKGDGPSSSESETDDSSIDNYNITPSNGGETQELRQKNIELENQLGEVKEKVKMLQENISEDHKKSLDKNAEFFSKIAVYEEELRVAKEKIQHSEEEITHLTTELQKYHQPLEDSNNFVTDPTVLDSSSLQELSPAQELGENSDRSQAEDSDSVHNIQMLEEELRIAQEKLHDSVEEIEKFRQELMIKGSLIKNMQNQLESARTEASDTKNELKKEKREILEMQDEIIRYKTCLSDSDRVIRELKEMLSNANMSLSEENEQLQSQISRMTTEKTHLEYNIKELDLRRQSLEDELRQAKAGKDENEGEFRVQIDQLNADITERNGRLEELNKTFDSLKLKHEGQMSKKDDQIDQMSKHLHQLHIEHVKLIAGAERAHK; from the coding sequence AAATGGAGGAGCTTGTCAAACGAATAATAAAAATCGTCGAAGCGGACACAGATTCATTTGCCAGAAGGGCTGAACTGTATTATAAGAGGAGACCAGAACTGCTCAATCTGGTTGAGGAGATTTATCGAACACATCGATCATTGGCTGAGCGATATGATGTTGTCGCCGGAGAACTCCGAAAAAGCATACCCTCCGATCTTGTATCTCAAGGTTCTGGAGTTTCTGATGTTGGTTCAGAACAGAGTATCCATTCTTCTGATCGGAAGAAAATTCATGGTAAGTCCCATTCTCGTGCAGCGGGATTTGATGTTTTTCTCGGTAGTGGTGGAAGTGGCTCGGAATTAAATAATAAAGGAGATGGACCATCTAGTTCTGAATCGGAAACCGATGACTCCTCCATTGATAATTACAATATCACCCCGAGCAATGGTGGTGAGACACAAGAACTGCGTCAGAAGAATATTGAGTTAGAGAACCAGCTTGGGGAGGTTAAAGAGAAGGTGAAGATGCTCCAAGAAAATATTTCTGAAGATCATAAGAAATCCCTCGACAAGAATGCTGAATTTTTCTCCAAGATAGCTGTTTATGAAGAGGAACTGCGAGTTGCTAAAGAAAAGATACAGCATTCTGAAGAAGAAATTACTCACTTGACAACCGAGCTTCAAAAGTATCATCAGCCTTTGgaagattcaaacaattttgTTACTGATCCTACAGTCTTGGATTCTAGTTCATTACAGGAGCTAAGTCCAGCCCAAGAGCTTGGGGAAAACAGCGATCGTTCACAGGCTGAGGATTCTGACTCTGTCCACAACATTCAGATGCTTGAAGAAGAGCTGAGAATCGCGCAAGAGAAGCTTCATGATTCAGTGGAGGAAATCGAAAAATTCAGGCAGGAACTTATGATCAAGGGCTCCTTGATTAAGAACATGCAGAATCAGCTCGAATCAGCTCGAACAGAGGCATCGGACACAAAAAACGAACTCAAGAAAGAGAAAAGAGAGATTTTGGAGATGCAAGACGAAATAATCAGGTACAAAACCTGCCTTTCAGATAGCGATCGAGTTATCCGGGAATTAAAAGAAATGTTATCTAATGCCAACATGAGCTTATCTGAAGAAAACGAGCAACTTCAATCACAGATATCAAGAATGACGACAGAAAAAACTCACTTGGAGTACAACATAAAAGAATTGGATTTACGTCGTCAGTCCTTAGAAGACGAACTGAGACAGGCCAAGGCTGGAAAAGACGAAAATGAAGGTGAATTCCGAGTTCAAATAGATCAGTTAAATGCTGATATTACTGAGAGGAATGGTCGCTTGGAAGAACTAAACAAAACCTTTGATTCATTAAAGCTCAAACACGAAGGTCAGATGTCCAAGAAAGATGATCAGATCGATCAAATGAGCAAACATCTGCACCAACTGCATATTGAGCACGTTAAACTGATTGCTGGAGCCGAGAGGGCGCACAAATAG